Sequence from the Terriglobales bacterium genome:
ACATGCTGACGCGAGCGCCGTCAACCAAGCATGCTCGGCCGAGGCGCAGACCGCCGGTTGCGGTAGTGAGACCGTCGGCAAGGGCTTGCTGAAGTGCATCCACGCCTACAAAAAGGCACACTCGGATTTCAAGCTCTCCCCGGGTTGCCGCTCGGCGATGCAGCAACTGCGCGAGGATAGCGGGAAGGGCAAGGGCACTCACGCCGGGAAGACCACTCCTCCACCACAGTAGGCTGAGATACAGTGCTTTCTTATCCCCCACATCTGCCGCCTCGGCAGGTGTGGGCGGTTTTGAGGCCATGAACATCGACTCCATCCGCGCGTATTGCCTCTCCTTTCCCGGCGCCACCGAAGGGCTGCAATGGGGCGACGACTTGCTGTTTCGCGTCGGCAACAAGATTTTTGTTTCGCTCTCGCTGGGTAGCGTGCCGGTGCGAATGACGGTGAAGAGCACGCCGGAACGATGCGCGGAGTTGCTGGAAATCGAAGGCATTACGCGGGCGGCGTACGTCGGGCGCTACGACTTCATCACGCTGGAGCGTTTGGACCTGCTGCCGGACGAGGAAATGAAGGAGTTGATTGCGGAGTCGTATGAAAACGTACGCCGCAAGCTGCCGCAAGCGGTGCGGGCTTCGCTTGACCAAAAGAAAGTCGAGAATGCCCGCCCGGCCAGGCGCAGCCGGGCAAAGGCCGAGAGGAAGCCGAAGCGCAGGTCTGCCTAGCGGCAATGTGCGGCCACGGAAATCCAGGGCAAAAGATCCGTGCCATACGAACGTGTTGACGAAGCCTGCCTGGTCGCGTATTTTTGCCTCCTGCCGATGACTGCCGTCCGCTAGTCCGCGACCCTCTGCTGAAATCCTGCTGATCCATACGTGTGTATTTTTCAGTCCGTCATTCTGTCAGTCTGACTGACGGACTGAGCGACCGATTTCGAGAGGACAAGAATGAAATTCGTGGACATAGAGATGGCGCGACGGCTAGAGGCAGCTGAGGACGTGCCGCAGGTGGAGATCGCGCGCGTGTTGCAGCGCACGCATCCGGAAATCGGGGCAGACATCCTGGAGATTGCGGGCGGTCATGCGGTTTTCGCCGGAGCCAATTCGCCGGTCGGGCGCGCGATCGGCCTGGGACTGGATGGCCCGGTCACGGCTGCAGCTCTGGACGAGGTGGAAGGGTTCTACCGCAAGCACAATGTGGCGGCACAGGTGGACATCACGCCGGTGACGAACGGGTCTTTGCTGGAGTTACTCAAGACACGCGGATACGTGATGACAG
This genomic interval carries:
- a CDS encoding MmcQ/YjbR family DNA-binding protein, whose protein sequence is MNIDSIRAYCLSFPGATEGLQWGDDLLFRVGNKIFVSLSLGSVPVRMTVKSTPERCAELLEIEGITRAAYVGRYDFITLERLDLLPDEEMKELIAESYENVRRKLPQAVRASLDQKKVENARPARRSRAKAERKPKRRSA